Genomic segment of Erythrobacter sp. BLCC-B19:
AAAGCTCGACATCGACCTCGTTACCGACCGCGAACAGACCCGCGTGCGGGCGCTGGAAGATCCGCTGCGCTTCTTTGAAGGCGCGCGCATTTCGGCATCGGGCGAGATGGTCGCGGTCACCGCCCGTGGCCGCGCGGCGCTGGCGGCTCCGGGCCAGCTGCGCCGGATCGAACTGCCCGTGCCCCTTGCCGCGCGCGCCCGGCAGGTGGTGCAATCGCCCGATGGCAAACAGGTCTTCATGATCCTCGACCAGGGCGACCGCGGCGACATCGTCGCCATGCCCGCCGATGGCACCGGCACACCGACGCCGATCACCAAGGGCTATGACGCGCATATCTGGTCCTTCGCCCCCTCCCCCGACGGCAAGACCATCGTGGTGTGGGACAAGGCCGCGCGGCTCCAGAAGGTCGATGTCGCGACCGGTCGCGTCACCCTGCTCGCGCGCAACGAAAGCGGGGCCGACGATGCCTTCGGCGACATCGCCTTCGCCCCCGATTCCTCGCACATTGCCTATGCCGAGGTCTCGACCAGCGTGGGCGGCAACACCGCCGACATCATGATCCAGAACCTCGCCACGGCTGCGCGGGTTCAGGCCACTTCAGGCAAGTACAACAGCTATGCCCCCGCCTTCGCGCATGACGGGGCGTGGCTCTATTTCCTGTCCGATCGCAACTTCACCCCCGAACCCTCGGCGCCGTGGGGCGACCGCAACATGGGCACCGCCTTCAGCGAGCGGGGCGAGGCCTATGCCCTGCAACTCGATCCCGCCGCCGAATTCCCGATGCGCGAGGACAATGAGCTGGCCCGCTCGGCCGCAGAGGCCGAGGCGGAAGATGCCGGCGCAGCCGAGGACAAGAAGGAAGCCCCCGCCAAAGCGAAAGCCAAGGGCGACAAGGACGCGAAGGACGACAAGGCGAAGCCTGCCAAGATCGTCCTCGATGGCGTCGCCACGCGGCTGTGGAAGCTGCCGGTCAAGCCGGGGGTCGAGAGCTTTCTGCTGGCCAACGAGAAGTTCCTCTACACCCGCCGGGGCGAGAACATCGTCTCGATCGCGATCGACAAGAAGGACCCGCGCGAGGAAGTCTTTGCTGCGGGTGCGCGGGGGATGGAGCTTTCCGCCGACCGCGAAACTGCGCTGGTTCTGAGCAGCCCGGGCGACAAGCCGCAGCTCGCACTGGTGCCCGCCGCCGCCAAGTTCCCCGAAAAGCCTGCCCCGCATCAGGTGCGGTTGGGTGACTGGCGCCTCACCATCGACCCGCGCGCCGAGTGGCGGCAGATGTTCATCGACGCATGGCGCCTGCACCGCGACTTCCTCTACGATCCCAAAATGCGCGGGGTCGACTGGAACGCGGTGCGCGCCGCGCGCGAGCCCTTCCTCGACCGGATCGGCAGCCGCAGCGAGCTTGATGCTGTGCTGGGCGAGATGGCGGCGCAGGTCGGCATTCTCCACAGCCAGGTGCGCGGCGGCGAAGTGCGCAGTGACCGCGAAAACCCGGCGATGGCCTATCTCGGCGCGTCGGTCACGCCGGTGCCCGAGGGCTTGCGGATCGACACGATCCTGCGTGCCGAGCCTGACATGGTCGCATGGCTCCCCCCGCTGCGCCGCCCCGGTGTCGACGTAAAGGAGGGCGACGTGATCCGCCGCGTCGATGGCCGCGCAGTTGCCAGCCTTGCCGATCTCCAGACCGCGCTCGCCACCAAGGCCGGGCAGCAGGTGCGGCTCGATCTCAGCCGCGGGACGGCCAAGCTCAGCGCGATCATCGAGCCGATGACGAGCGAAGGCAATGTCCAGGCCCATTACCGCGACTGGGTGGAAGGCAAGCGCGCGCTGACCGAGAAGCTGTCTGTCGGGCAGATCGGCTATCTGCATCTGCGCGCGATGGGCGGCGCTGACCTTGCCAGCTTTGCGCGCGATTACTTCCCGCAGCTTTCCAAGCCCGGCCTCATCATCGACGTGCGCGGCAATAGCGGCGGGAACATCGACAGCCTGATCGTCGCCATGCTGCTGCGCCGGGCGTGGGCGTTCTGGGCCGAGCCGGACGGGCGCGGTGTCCCCACCACCAATATGCAAAACGCCTATCGCGGCCACATCGCCGTGCTGATCGACGAACGCACCTATTCCGACGGGGAGACCTTTGCCGCCGCGGTCAAGTCCCTCGGCATCGGCCCGCTGATCGGCACCCGCACGGCGGGCGCAGGGATCTGGCTGTCGGATCGCAACAGCCTTGCCGACCGCGGCATGCTGCGCGCGGCGGAGAATGCGCAATATTCGATCGACGGTCGCTGGATCCTCGAAGGGCGCGGCGTCTCGCCCGATGTCGAGGTGGAGAACCTGCCCAACGCGGCCTTCCGGGGCGAGGACGCGCAGCTCAAGACTGCCGTCGAGGTGCTGACCCAGACAATTGCCGCCAAGCCCGTGCCGCCACTGGTGCCCAAGCCGCTGCCCCCGCTGGGCACGCCGGGTGAGGATGTAAAGCCGCTGCCCCCGCGCTGATCACGCCGCCAGCGGCCCGGTCGCAAAGCTTTCGCGGGTGATGACATAGGTGAGGTGCGGGATCACCTCCCCGCCCGCCATGATGCGCTCCTCGCGCCGGTCGGTCAGCTGCGCGCCGATGTTTTCAAGCGCGCGGCGCGAGCGGGTGTTGGTTTCGCCGACCAGAAACCGCACCTCGGCCACACTCGCCAGCGCATGGGCGAGCATCAGGCGCTTCATTGCGTGGTTCCAGCGCCCGCCCCAATGCGAGCGCGCAAGGAAGGTCCACCCGATCTCGACCGATCCCCCGCCTGCGTCCTCCAGCCCCTGAAAGCGCGAGGAACCGATCACAGCGCTGGTCGCCGCATCCAAGGCCACCAGCGCGCCCCTGTTCGCCAAAGCATCCTCGAAGAAGGCGCGAAACACGGGTTCCTGCCAGCGATCATGCGCCGGGTGCTGCTCCCAGATCAGCGGATCGGACGCGACGGCGAACAGCGCCTCCCAGTCCTCCGGACGCAGGGGACGCAAGGTAACATGCTCGCCCTCCAGCACCGGCTGGCGGTCGAGCACCGGAGCGCCCTCTCAGACCGCCACCGCCGCCAGCGCGGCGATGAACTTGGGCAGGTTCGCCATGGTCAGCCCGGCGATGTTGATGCGTCCCGAAGCGGCCATGTAGATGCCGTGCTCTTCGCGCAAGGTGGCGACCTCTTCCTTGGTCACAGGGAGCATCGAGAACAGGCCGTTCTGCGTCCCCAACGGGGTCAGATCGACCCGCCCCGCCGTGCCGGCTGCCGCCAGCGCATCGCGCACCTGCCGCATCCGCGCACGCATGGTGTCGAGCTCGGCCAGCCATTGCGCGGTCATGTCGGGATCGCGCAGGATGATCCGCACTGCCGCACCGCCGTGATCGGGCGGCATCGACCAGCCCGCGCGGGCCAGCGCATTGGCGTTGGAGAAGGCGGTATCGAGCGCACCGGCCTCTGTCGCCATGATGTAGAACGCGCCCACGCGGTCGCGATACTGGCCGAAGTTCTTGTCGCAGGAATAGGCGATGAAGGCCTCCGGCACGGCGGCCAGCAGCGCGCGCATTCCGGCGGCGTCTTCCTCCATCCCATGCCCCAGGCCCTGATAGGCCGAATCGATGATCGGGAAAGTGCCGCTGGCGGCAAAGGCCTCGGCAATCGCCGCCCACTGGTCGGCGGTGTAATCAATGCCCGTGGGATTGTGGCAGCAAGCGTGGAGCAGCACTGCTTCATCGCTCGCCGCGCCATTGATCGCGGCGAGCACGGCATCGAGGTTGGCGGTGCCATCGGCCTGCGCGTGATCGAACGGCACCAGCTCCATGCCCAGATCGGCGAGGATCTGCGCGTGGTTGGGCCAGCTCGGCACGCCCATGTGAACGCGCTTCACCCCGGCCTTCTGCGCCAGCGCCAGCGCGAGCCGCACCGCGCCCGTCCCGCCCGGGGTCTGCATTCCCTGAATGCGACCACCCATGGTCGGGTCGCCCGCACCGAAAATATAGGGCATCAGCGCGTTGACGAAGCCCATGTCGCCTTCCGGGCCGAGGTAGGACTTGCTGTCCTGCGTATCGACCAGCACCTGTTCGGCCGCCTTGATCGCCGCGAACACCGGGGTCGCACCGTCATCGGTGCGGTAGACACCGACGCCAAGGTCGATCTTGTCCGCGCGCGGATCGGCTGCGTGGAGACGGATCAGGGCGAGCAGCGCGTCAGGCGCTTGGGGGCTGAGTCGTTCAAGCATCATGAGGCGCGCATGGCCCCCGCGCGTACGTATCGCAACCGGGTTTTCGTATTCAGCGACAGATTCTTGCGGTCAGAAGGGCAGCCACTTCTGTTCCTTGGAGAACTTCATGTAGCCCGCATTGACCCCGAGCCGCAGCCCCGCGCCGACCCGGATCGGGATCAGCACCACATCGCCGCGCCGCAGATAGCTGGCGTGCAGCCCGCCGACGAAATAGGCCTGCCCCTCGCCTGCCGGGAAGCGCTTGAACAGGTCCTCGGTGTCATGGAGGTTGTAGACCAGCACGAAGGTGTTCGCGGCATTGGCCCCGGCATCGAACCCGATAGACGGGCCGGTCCAGTAGACTTTCTGCTCGCCCTCGATCTTGTGATGCAGCGTGCCCGAGCCGTAACGCGCGCCGACGATGAACGCCCCGCCCGCCTCGCGCCCGACGATATAGCCATTGGGTTCGCCCTGCTTCTTCAGCAGGTCCTCGATTAGCTTGGCGAGGCCTTCCGCACCCTTCCCGAACACGCCCTCGGCCGCGCCGATCAGATCGTCCTCGCCATAGGTTTGTCCGGTGGCCGCAGGCGTTGCGACCGGGGCAGGGAGATCGGCGGGGGGCGCGTTCGCACCGGTCGGGGGCGCGGCATAATCGCCAAAAGTGCTGTCGACCGACGGTTCGGCAGGCTGCGGCTGCGCAGGCGGCTGGGGGTTCGACAGATCGCCGTCGATCCCCTGCGCGGCGGGCTGGCCATAGGTGATGTCGGGATCGAAGGTCTCGACATCCTGCGCCGCGGCAGGTGCGGTCAGCGCCAGCGCTGCCAAGGCACCGAGCGCATAGCTCAGGGCGCGGCGGCCGAAATCAGGAAGGCGGGCGATCATTGTGCTCATCATGCAGCCTTTCGCAAGCGCGTGTCAGCCCCGGATTGTTGCGCAGCGTAGCAGAATCGCTTTGCATTGCGCCCGCAACCGCTCGTCGCCGGAGCGAATCGGATTTGCGACGAGCCGTGCCGGGCTATCGTGCCAAGCCTGAACCCGTGCCGAACCGGGACGCTCGTCGGCGCGCCCGGCGCCCCTTGCGGCGGGTGCAACGATTTTTGCGAATGCCACCTTGCCGCCCCGCGCCGGGCCGACTATAGCCCCGCCCTCGCAGCCCAAGCTGATGCCCGGAGACGTGGGTGAGTGGCTGAAACCAGTTCCCTGCTAAGGAACCGTACTCTATCAGGGTACCGAGGGTTCGAATCCCTCCGTCTCCGCCACCGGCCTCTGGAAAGATTGGGTTTTTCCCCTCAAGGGGCGCCAGTTCCCATAAACGCTCCCCGATACGAGGTTTGTTTGGGTCGAGCGGCATGGCGGCGCAATTCTCTCTGCCCAAATCTGGATCACATACCGGTAGCGGCTTGGAAGGTGAGAACGGTACACACCCTACGCGACGGATCGCAGCATCTATTCGCGCAGATATGCTTTGCGTAACAGAGAGATAACCAGCATCTCTATAGATGGCAGTTTCCCAATGAGGTTCGGATAGGCCGAAATCTGCCAATCAGATCCGAGTGAAGCGCACTGAGCCCTCTGAAACGACGAGGCATTTTTGCGCGTGGCTGGCAAATCAGTTTTGATTGACCAGGTGGCTGCAAACCGGAGGTCGGCCACTGCTAGGCTGCATGGATCGCCTTCAGTCAGACACCCCGCCCGAGCTTCGCAACATCAAATCGCCGCGGGTCCGGTACCCGTAGCCATGTCGGCCACTGCCCGCATTAACCTCGCGCCTTATGCTTGATGACAGATCATTCCGGCGAACGACGATAGATCTGCCCTCAATGGCCGAGTTTGGGACTTTCCAGACGTTCACAGCGAAATCCCGAACGGCGGAATTTGCCGAGAACGGCCCTATTCGCCATTTGACATGATAATTATCATGTGAAAATCTGGACGGTAAAGGAGCACCCCATGGGCCGAGCCGAACAGAAAGCCGCCACACGCGAACGCATCCTCGATCTGGCCGCCGCACGGCTGCGGCGCGACGGGCTTGCGGGCAATGCCGTCCATGCCCTGATGCGCGATGCCGGGCTGACCCATGGCGGCTTCTACGTCCATTTCACCAGCAAGGAGGCGCTCGACATTGCCGCGCTGGAACGGGCGATGGCGAGCATCGGCAATCCCGCCAGGCACCTGCCGTCCGACCTTCCCCGCGCAGAGCTGCGCAAGCAGCTCGCGGCGCGCTATCTTTCGCGCTCTCATCGCGATCATCCCGAAACCGGGTGCCCGCTTTCGGCGCTGCTGAGCGAGGTTCCACACGGCAGCGATGCCTTCCGCGAAGCCTATGCCGCCTGCGTCGCCGGTTCATTGCTCGACCGCCAACAGGAGCTGGGGCCGACCCCGCCGGGCGAGGATATCGCCCTGCTCGCGCTGGCGCTGGGCGGGCTGGCGCTGGCCCGCGCCCTGCCCGATGCGGCGGCGTCCGACGCCGTGCTGCGCGCCTGCCGCGATGCCAGCGCCGTGCTGGCCGATGCCTTCGAGGAACACCGGGGAGAGGACGCATGAGCAACGACTGGCAAGCCACCGCTTGCATGATCTGTTCGGTCAATTGCGGGATCGAAGTGCAGACCGATGCGAATCGCATCACCCGCGTCCGGCCCGATCAGAACCACCCTGTCACCAAGGGCTATGTCTGCGAGAAGGCCCAGCGCATGGACGCCTACCAGCAGGGGCGCGACCGGCTGTCCTCGCCGATGCGGCGGCGGGCCGACGGGACTTACGAGCCGGTCGATTGGGACACGGCGATAAGCGAAGTCGCTGCGCGGCTCGCCGCCGTGCGCGATGCTCATGGCGGCGAGAGCATTTTCTATTACGGCGGGGGCGGACAGGGGAACCACCTCCCCGGCGTTTATGCGCAGGCGACCCTTGCCGCGCTGGGCGTGCGGTATCGCTCCAACGCGCTCGCGCAGGAAAAGACTGGCGAGGCCTGGGTGCAGGCGCGGATGTTCGGCTGCGGGATGCACCATGATTTCGAACACGCCGAGGTCGCGCTGCTGATCGGCAAGAACCCGTGGCAGTCGAACGGCTTTCCCCGCGCCCGGCTGGTGCTGCGCGAAATCGCCGCCGATCCCGACCGGGCGATGATCGTGATCGATCCGCGCCGCAGCGAGACAGCGGCGATGGCCGATTATCACCTCGCGATCCGGCCGGGCACCGATGCCTGGTGCCTTGGCGCGCTGGCGGCGATCCTGGTGCAGGAAGAGCTGCACAAGGCCGCCTGGATGGACGAACACGTCGCCAATGCCGAACCCGTGCTCGATCTGCTGCGCCGCATTCCGGTGAGCGAATTCGCGCGGGTCTGCGATGTTGACGAGGCTCTGCTGCGCGCCGCTGCCCGCCGGATGGCGCAGGCCGAGACCATGGCTTCGATGGAAGATCTGGGCATGCAGATGGGCGTCCATTCGACGCTCGGCTCCTATCTCCACCGCCTGATCATCGGGCTGACGGGCAGTTTCGGACGCAAGGGCACCAGCTATGCCTTCGTGCCTTTCCGCCCGCTTGGCGGCGGCGCGGCGGGCGGGGCTTCGGGCGCATCGAGCGGAGAGCGCAATTTCCGGCGTTCGCCGGTCACCGGCTTTCCGGTGATCATGGGCCTGATCCCCTGCAACGCGATCACCGAGGAAATCCTCACCGATCACCCGCACCGCTTCCGCGCGATGATCGTCGAAAGCGCAAACCCGGTCCACTCACTGGCGGATTCGCAGCGCATGCGCGAGGCGCTGCGGGCGCTCGATTTCAGCGTCGTGATCGATGTCGCCATGACCGAGACGGCGAGCGAGGCCGATTACGTTCTGCCCGCTTGCAGCCAGTTCGAAAAGGCCGAGGCGAGCTTCTTCAACTTCGAACCGGCTGAAAACGCCTTCCAGCTGCGCCGCCCGCTGTTTGCGCCGCGGTCGGGCACGCTGGAGGAAGGGGCGATCCACACGCGCCTGTGCCAGGCGCTGGGCGCGCTCGATCCGGCCGATGTTTCACCGTTGCGGGCGGCGTCGGGCAATCTCGATCACTTCGCCATGGCCTTTGCGCAGGCGACAGCGGCCAAGCCCGAACTGATGCCTATCGCGCCGGTGCTGCTCTACGGCGCGCTTGCCGAGGCTCTGCCGCAAGGCTTCTCCAACGCGGCGGCGCTGTGGGGCGTGTCCCAGCTGTTTGTCCGCAATTTCCCCGAGGAAGCCGCCGGAGCAGGCTTCACCGGCCCGCTCGCGGGCAACCGCCTGTTCGAGGCAATCCTCGGCTCGCCCTCGGGCGTGGTGTTCTCGCGGATCGAGCCTGGCGGGTGGCATCTGGTGCGCCAGCCGGGGCACCGCATCAATCTCCACATCCCCGAAATGCTCGATCTGCTGGTGGCGCTCGATCCGGCCGGGCCGCCGGTCGATCCGCAATTCCCGCTGATCCTGTCCGCGGGCGAGCGGCGCACCGAAACCAGCAACACCAGCATCCGCGATGCGACTTGGCTGCGGCGCGGGACGCTGGAGAGCACCTTGCGGATCAGCCCCGAGGACGCCGCAAGCCTAGGGCTGGCCGATGGCGATGCGGTGGAAGTGGTGACGACGCGGGGCCGGGCGCGCACCATCATCGAGCTGCACGAGGGCTGCCGTCCGGGCCACATCTCGCTGCCCAACGGCCACGGGCTCGATGTGCGGCAGGCGGATGGCTCGATCCGGCGGCAGGGCGTCGCGCTCAACAATCTCACCGATTACCGCTGGCGCGATCCGATTGTCGGCACGCCCTGGCACAAATATGTTCCCGCCCGGATCGAGCGGGTGGCCTGAAGGAGCGCCAAGCGATGACCTTGTTTCGCATCTATCTCGCCGCATGGATCGTGGCGATCGGCGCCTACACCGCCGTGACAATCGCCAATCACGGGTTGGACCTGCTGCCGGTGTTCTTCGGCGACATGGCCGAGATGGCGTGGCCCGGCCAGTTCAATGTCGACTTCCTCGGCTTTCTGTGTCTGGGCGGGGTGTGGCTGGCGTGGCGGCACCATTTCAGCCTTGGCGGGATCGCGCTGGGGCTGTTCGTCTTCGCCGGGGGCATGCCCTTTGTCGCGAGCTACCTGCTGTTTCAAAGCTGGCGCAGCCGCGGCGATGTCGCGGTGATGCTGCTGGGCGAGGCGCGGGCGCATTCGCTGGGCCGCTTGGCATGAGGCCGGAGGCCCTCAGGACCCCCGACAGCCTTTTCGAGGGCCTGCCGGGCTACCCTTTCGCGCCCAACTATATCGAGAATCTACCGGGCTATGATGGCCTTCGGGTCCACTATCTCGACGAAGGCCCGCGCAATGCGGCGGTGACCTTCCTGTGCCTCCACGGCCAGCCCGCGTGGTCCTATCTCTACCGCAAGATGATCCCGGTGTTTGCTGGAGCCGGCCACCGCGTGATCGCGCCCGATCTGCTGGGCTTTGGCCGCTCGGACAAGCCGGTGGACGAGGCGGCCTATACCTTCGCTTTCCATCGCGGGATGCTGATGGCGCTGATCGCGGCGCTCGATCTGAGGAACGTGGTGCTGGTGTGCCAGGACTGGGGCGGCATCCTCGGCCTCACCATCCCGCCCGCCATGCCTGACCGCTTCACGCGCCTGCTGGCGATGAACACCACCATCCCGGTCGGGCAGCCGGTGAGCGAGGGCTTCGCCAGCTGGCGCGCGTTCAATCGCAGCCGCCCCGATCTCGATATCGCCGCCCTGTTCCTGCGTAGCCAGCCCGGCCTTTCGGCAGAGGAGGCGGCGGCCTATGCCGCGCCCTTCCCCGATGCCCGCTACAAGGCCGGGGTGCGACGCTTTCCCGAACTGGTGATGACCGATCCCGGCATG
This window contains:
- a CDS encoding S41 family peptidase; the protein is MKPVFKAACSLAALIAAPLAAEQGYYQHPAASGEYLVFASEGDLWRTSREGGSAIRLTNHEGEESEPHISPDGTTIAFTASYDSDRDVYVMPLAGGTPRRMTFEGGSVRTIGWTYDGKLVFASSITGGGQGEVLYTVDPAGGEPKALPLWRANDATFSWANPGLMYFTRRGLAARARDNAVLYRGGGMEQLWRWKLGSTDEAVQMLPGFGAPIRFPMAHAGRIWFVSDKAGKDMVWSVDEAGGDARLESDPLPFPVLQAYQDSGRIYLQNGADIMVFYPNYGPGIRKLDIDLVTDREQTRVRALEDPLRFFEGARISASGEMVAVTARGRAALAAPGQLRRIELPVPLAARARQVVQSPDGKQVFMILDQGDRGDIVAMPADGTGTPTPITKGYDAHIWSFAPSPDGKTIVVWDKAARLQKVDVATGRVTLLARNESGADDAFGDIAFAPDSSHIAYAEVSTSVGGNTADIMIQNLATAARVQATSGKYNSYAPAFAHDGAWLYFLSDRNFTPEPSAPWGDRNMGTAFSERGEAYALQLDPAAEFPMREDNELARSAAEAEAEDAGAAEDKKEAPAKAKAKGDKDAKDDKAKPAKIVLDGVATRLWKLPVKPGVESFLLANEKFLYTRRGENIVSIAIDKKDPREEVFAAGARGMELSADRETALVLSSPGDKPQLALVPAAAKFPEKPAPHQVRLGDWRLTIDPRAEWRQMFIDAWRLHRDFLYDPKMRGVDWNAVRAAREPFLDRIGSRSELDAVLGEMAAQVGILHSQVRGGEVRSDRENPAMAYLGASVTPVPEGLRIDTILRAEPDMVAWLPPLRRPGVDVKEGDVIRRVDGRAVASLADLQTALATKAGQQVRLDLSRGTAKLSAIIEPMTSEGNVQAHYRDWVEGKRALTEKLSVGQIGYLHLRAMGGADLASFARDYFPQLSKPGLIIDVRGNSGGNIDSLIVAMLLRRAWAFWAEPDGRGVPTTNMQNAYRGHIAVLIDERTYSDGETFAAAVKSLGIGPLIGTRTAGAGIWLSDRNSLADRGMLRAAENAQYSIDGRWILEGRGVSPDVEVENLPNAAFRGEDAQLKTAVEVLTQTIAAKPVPPLVPKPLPPLGTPGEDVKPLPPR
- a CDS encoding GNAT family N-acetyltransferase; amino-acid sequence: MLDRQPVLEGEHVTLRPLRPEDWEALFAVASDPLIWEQHPAHDRWQEPVFRAFFEDALANRGALVALDAATSAVIGSSRFQGLEDAGGGSVEIGWTFLARSHWGGRWNHAMKRLMLAHALASVAEVRFLVGETNTRSRRALENIGAQLTDRREERIMAGGEVIPHLTYVITRESFATGPLAA
- a CDS encoding amino acid aminotransferase, which encodes MLERLSPQAPDALLALIRLHAADPRADKIDLGVGVYRTDDGATPVFAAIKAAEQVLVDTQDSKSYLGPEGDMGFVNALMPYIFGAGDPTMGGRIQGMQTPGGTGAVRLALALAQKAGVKRVHMGVPSWPNHAQILADLGMELVPFDHAQADGTANLDAVLAAINGAASDEAVLLHACCHNPTGIDYTADQWAAIAEAFAASGTFPIIDSAYQGLGHGMEEDAAGMRALLAAVPEAFIAYSCDKNFGQYRDRVGAFYIMATEAGALDTAFSNANALARAGWSMPPDHGGAAVRIILRDPDMTAQWLAELDTMRARMRQVRDALAAAGTAGRVDLTPLGTQNGLFSMLPVTKEEVATLREEHGIYMAASGRINIAGLTMANLPKFIAALAAVAV
- a CDS encoding DUF1134 domain-containing protein; protein product: MSTMIARLPDFGRRALSYALGALAALALTAPAAAQDVETFDPDITYGQPAAQGIDGDLSNPQPPAQPQPAEPSVDSTFGDYAAPPTGANAPPADLPAPVATPAATGQTYGEDDLIGAAEGVFGKGAEGLAKLIEDLLKKQGEPNGYIVGREAGGAFIVGARYGSGTLHHKIEGEQKVYWTGPSIGFDAGANAANTFVLVYNLHDTEDLFKRFPAGEGQAYFVGGLHASYLRRGDVVLIPIRVGAGLRLGVNAGYMKFSKEQKWLPF
- a CDS encoding TetR/AcrR family transcriptional regulator, which produces MGRAEQKAATRERILDLAAARLRRDGLAGNAVHALMRDAGLTHGGFYVHFTSKEALDIAALERAMASIGNPARHLPSDLPRAELRKQLAARYLSRSHRDHPETGCPLSALLSEVPHGSDAFREAYAACVAGSLLDRQQELGPTPPGEDIALLALALGGLALARALPDAAASDAVLRACRDASAVLADAFEEHRGEDA
- a CDS encoding molybdopterin-dependent oxidoreductase: MSNDWQATACMICSVNCGIEVQTDANRITRVRPDQNHPVTKGYVCEKAQRMDAYQQGRDRLSSPMRRRADGTYEPVDWDTAISEVAARLAAVRDAHGGESIFYYGGGGQGNHLPGVYAQATLAALGVRYRSNALAQEKTGEAWVQARMFGCGMHHDFEHAEVALLIGKNPWQSNGFPRARLVLREIAADPDRAMIVIDPRRSETAAMADYHLAIRPGTDAWCLGALAAILVQEELHKAAWMDEHVANAEPVLDLLRRIPVSEFARVCDVDEALLRAAARRMAQAETMASMEDLGMQMGVHSTLGSYLHRLIIGLTGSFGRKGTSYAFVPFRPLGGGAAGGASGASSGERNFRRSPVTGFPVIMGLIPCNAITEEILTDHPHRFRAMIVESANPVHSLADSQRMREALRALDFSVVIDVAMTETASEADYVLPACSQFEKAEASFFNFEPAENAFQLRRPLFAPRSGTLEEGAIHTRLCQALGALDPADVSPLRAASGNLDHFAMAFAQATAAKPELMPIAPVLLYGALAEALPQGFSNAAALWGVSQLFVRNFPEEAAGAGFTGPLAGNRLFEAILGSPSGVVFSRIEPGGWHLVRQPGHRINLHIPEMLDLLVALDPAGPPVDPQFPLILSAGERRTETSNTSIRDATWLRRGTLESTLRISPEDAASLGLADGDAVEVVTTRGRARTIIELHEGCRPGHISLPNGHGLDVRQADGSIRRQGVALNNLTDYRWRDPIVGTPWHKYVPARIERVA
- a CDS encoding haloalkane dehalogenase; translation: MRPEALRTPDSLFEGLPGYPFAPNYIENLPGYDGLRVHYLDEGPRNAAVTFLCLHGQPAWSYLYRKMIPVFAGAGHRVIAPDLLGFGRSDKPVDEAAYTFAFHRGMLMALIAALDLRNVVLVCQDWGGILGLTIPPAMPDRFTRLLAMNTTIPVGQPVSEGFASWRAFNRSRPDLDIAALFLRSQPGLSAEEAAAYAAPFPDARYKAGVRRFPELVMTDPGMPGIAEAERAVRFWREEWQGESFMAVGMLDPVLGPDVMAALRAGIRGCPPPMGVPDGGHFVQERGDAIARAALAAFGV